The genomic DNA ACCGGCTAATGCTCACGAATCCTGGCCCACACCGTGCCACGGTGGATGCCGAACTGCCTCGCCAGCGCGTTCACGCTGACGCCGCTCGCTCGGGCTGTTCGCATAGCGTCCACTTCGCTGTCCGTGAGGCGTGTTCGAGGTCGTCTACTTGGTTCCGCCGCCGCGCCAATCAGCGGGTCGTCCGACTCTCCGACAGGGGCGGGATCCTCGCAAATGCCTAGATTCCACGCGGAAACTAGCCGCTCAACCCGTGGTCGCCTGTTCCCGTAGTGCTCCATTGCGCCCACAGCTGAGCTGGGGGTCGCCCGAAGGGCGGCCCCCAGCTCAGGTTTCGGATGGGTGACTCGAACCCTTCAGCTGGGCTCCCGCTGCGAGCGAAGCGAGCAGGAGGGGATCGAGTCCCTCAGCTCTTCTGCCGGGTGATGTCACGCCGAGTGTGCCAGGCGGGACGCTGCGGTGTATGGGTAGCCCCGATGTGCCGGACGGGCGAGCGTCAATAGCGTTTTCGCGAAGCCCCCGTCCGGACACGAGGAGTACGTGCATGTCCCCCCTTCTTAGGGCCGCCGCAGTGGCCACCGCAGCTTTCCCGGCGTTCAGCGCCTCCATCACCGCGCACGCCGCGTAAGTGCTTCCGGACATCCCAGTGCGTGCAGCCGGTGCCGCCGTCAACGTCAACCCTGACCTGGCAACGGACTACGGTCCGACCCGGACCTTGCAGAGCACCACGTGCGACACGGGCCAATCCGTTGTCCAGTCGAGCATCACGTCAGTGAGTGTCGGCTATGAGCCCATGAGACTGCTGCACACGCAGGTGAGGCGTTGAGTCAAGCCGCCTGCGGGTACGTCCCACCTCAATGTGGGTGCTGCGACTCGAGCCCCTTGGCTGGGCACGTCGGCCCGTCGCGCAGCGAAGCGAGCAGTGGGGATCGAGTCCGCGAGCTCCGCGGGTTAGCTTTCCGTAGCCTCGTCGGCGGGCGTGGTGAGCACGCAGAACTCGTTGCCCTCCGGGTCGGCGAGGACCGCCCAGCCGGACTCCGGCGTCCGGCGGTCGTCTACCATCGTGGCGCCCAGCTCGAGGAGGCGATCGACCTCCTCGTCCCGCGTACGGTCCTTCGGACGCAGGCACATGTGCATCCGGTTCTTCACGGTCTTGGGCTCGGGCACCTTGAGGAACAACAGCCAGCGGCCGGCCGGACCCTTTAAGGCCGTCTCCTCGGTCGCCTGCCGCGCAGTCGGGGTCGGCGGTGAAGTCGTCGAGGACCTGATTCCACCAGATCATTTGGGCGTACGGGTCGGCAGCGTCGATGCAGAAGTTCGCCGTCTGGGACGTCATGGGCCCCACTGTGACACCGTCCCCAGCGCGCGTCGACAGGGATAGATGACGAGACCGGCCGCCCTTGACGTATGCGCCATGACGCATATTAGAATTGATGCATGAGTTCTGGAGCGCCCGGGATCCACCCGGATTGGCTCGCCGCGAGCGGGCTGTTCCAGTGCCTGTCAGCACCCCTTCGGATCGGCATCATCGCGTTGCTGGCCGAGCGGCCGCACACCGTCTCCGACCTCGTCGCCGCGCTGGATGCGCCGCAACCGCTGATCTCCCAGCACCTGCGGGTGCTGCGCGAGTCGTGCCTCGTGGACGGCGTACGGACCGGTCGCGTCACGACGTACGCCCTGATGGACGAGCACGTCGCCCACATCGTCCGCGACGGTATCGCCCACGCGGCGGAACACGACCCGCACGTTCCGAGAACCGAGCACAGCAAACCTCGAAAGGATCCGTCATGAGCCACACCCAGGCTGAGCCGCACGCCGATCACACCCACGGGCCCGACTGCGGGCACGAGTCGGTCGTGCACCACGACCACGTCGACTACCTGCACGACGGGCACGCGCACAAGGTGCACGGCGACCACGTCGACGAGTGCGACCAGTGCCGGTGTCCCGACTGCGGCGACCTCTGCGCCACCTGCACCTGCGCGAACTGCACCTGCCCGACGTGCGACCACAACACCTGCCAGTGCGCGAACTGCAGCGACTCCTGCGCGAACTGCACGTGCAGCGACTGCAGCTGCCCGACCTGTCAGCACGCCGCCTGAGCCCGAACGCGACGACGGGGTCCGCCTCCCCTCGGCGAACCCCGTCGTGCGGATGCTCCACTCTCGATCCATCGTTGTGGATGACACTGCGGCATCAGTCGGATCGTTCCCCCGACGCCCGGCCCGCCGCGTCGCAGAGGACATCGCCGCCACCGAGCCCGGCGTTACGCCAGAACCCCGGCTTTCTCGAGAAATGCCCGCATCGTCGCTTTCCCGCGGGGTTCCCGACGCGACCGCGTCCTCAGCCACCCAGGAGCAGCGCGCGCAGCGCCGCCGGGGACTCGACGACCGCCGCGGCGCGCAGCCATTCCCTCGGATCGCCATATCCCCAGGTCACCGCAATCGTCGGTACGGCGTGTGCTGCGGCACCCTCGACGTCGTGGTGCCGATCGCCGACCATGACGGGCCGGGACACGTCGTACCCGGCCTCCCCCAGCGCCCGCAGCGCGGCCCCCACGACGGCCGCCTTCGTGCCGGTGAACTCGTCCGGGGGCGACCCGCACACCACAGCGAAGCACGCGGCCAGGTCGTAGGCCTCGATGACCGGCACCGCGGCGGTCGTCGCCTTCGAGGTGGCCACCGCCAGCGGCACCCCAGCCGCCGACAACTCGCGGACCAGGTCGATCATCCCGTCGTACGCCGGGGTATGGGCGAGCGCCGGGCGCAGCAACTCGCGATACCGCACGATGAGCGCCGGGATCCGCTCCACCGGTAGGCCGATGACCGTGCCGAGGGTTTCCGCGAGCGGCGGCCCGACCACCCGCCGTGCCGTCGCGTCGTCGGGGACGGGCAGTCCGGCCTCGGCGAGGGTGGCGCGCAGGGTTGCCACGATGATCGCGCCGGACTCGCTGATGGTGCCGTCGAGATCGAAGAGAACGACCGACGGCCGATCCGGCAGGTGTGCCGGACCGGGGCCGCCGGTCGTCGATTCCGAGCTGATGGGGCTCAGAGGCCCTTCTCGGTTCAGTGGTTCTCGTCGTCCTTCTTGTCGAACTCCATCGGGTCCACGACGCGGATCTCCTGGTCGGCCACGGACTGGTCGGCCGGCGGGATCAGGTCGGTGTTCTCCGCGGGCACGTCGCTGACCTGGCCCGCGGCGGGAGCGAACGTCGTGGGACCGTCCTCGCCCAGGGCCGTCGTGGTGGTCTCGGCGCCCGTGCCGAAGGTGGACTCGCGGCCGGTGGCCGGCGGCACGTAGGGGTCGGCCAGCGGGCGGGCCCACGGGTCGTCCTGCTCCACCGAGCGCTTGTTGAAGAACCACGCGAGGGCACCGGCGACGCCGAGCAGACCGAGCGTGCCGAGCAGGCCGGACAGGAAGCCTCCCGACTTCTTCTCCTTGGCGACCTTGTCGCCCTTGAGGACGGCGGCGGCGTCGACCGCGCGGTGCGCCGCCTCGGAGTCCCGCGCCTTGGCGATCGCGCCGGACTTGGCCACGGTGCTGGCGGCCACGGCGGTCGTCACCGCCTCGATGATCTTGGGCAGTGTCTCTTCGACGAAGGTGTCCTTCGCCTCCGCCAGGTGGTCGCGGGTGTCCGCCACGCGGGGAAGCACGTCCTGCTCGACCTTGTCGCGGGCCTCGCCCAGCTTCGGGGCGACCGCGGCACCCGCGGCCGCCAGCACCGGCACGGCCGCGGCCTTGGCGCTGTCGAGCTTCGCGCCGCTGCGCGACGAGGCCGCGGCGACCGAATCGGACAGGGCGCTCTTCAGGCCCGCGATCGTGGGGACCGTCGCCTCCTTGGTCTCGACCGTAGGAACGGTGACCTTCTGCGTCTTGCGCTCGAGCACGGCTTCTCCTCGGGTTATTGCGGGGTTGGCGCTCTCTTCTGTGCTCATCCTGCCGCTACCCATGCCGCCTCTGCCAACCCGGGGTCCGACAGGGGACGCAAATCACCCATGGCGGGCGTGCTCGGGGGCCTCTCGGGGGGCGTGGAAGGATGGCCGCATGAACGTGACCCTGCACACCACCCACGGCGACATCGCCATCACCCTGTTCCTCGAGGCCGCGCCGAAGACGGTCGACAACTTCGTCGGTCTGGCCAAGGGCGCCAAGGACTACCGGGACGACGCCGGGCGGACCAACCCGACCCCCTTCTACGACGGCCTCACCTTCCACCGGATCATCCCCGGATTCATGATCCAGGGCGGCTGCCCCCTCGGCGAGGGCATCGGCGGCCCGGGCTACGCCTTCGACGACGAGATCAGCCCCGACAAGGACTTCACCAAGCCCTACATGCTCGCCATGGCCAACGCCGGCAAGCGCGGCGGCAAGGGCACCAACGGCAGCCAGTTCTTCATCACGGTGGGACCGACCACCTGGCTGCAGGGCAAGCACACGATCTTCGGCGAGGTGGCCGACCAGGCCAGCCGGGACGTGGTGGACAAGATCGCCGCCGTGCGCACCGGCGGCGGCGACAAGCCGGTCGAGCCCGTGACCATCGACAAGGTCACCGTCACGGAGTGAGCACGCCACGACGCCCGACGCCTCCCGGCACGCCCGGGGGGCGTGGTGCGTTCACACCCCGGGACGCGCGCGCCGGACGCGCCCCACGAGCGCAAGGAGTGTCATGACGACGCCGTACGGTCAGGCCAATCCCGCTGCGGGACCGACCTGCCCGCGGCACCCGGAGGTCCTCACCTATGTCTCGTGCCAACGCTGCGGACGGCCCACCTGCCCGGCCTGCCAGGTGCCCGCAGCCGTCGGCGTGCACTGCGTGGACTGCGCCTCGCAGGCGCGCCGGGAACGTCCCGCGGCGGTGCGACGCGCGCAGGCGGCCGCCGACCCGCCGTACGTCACCTATGCCTTCACGGCGCTGATCGCGCTGGTGTACGTCGTGCAGCTGGCCGTCCCCGGTGTGACCACCCGGCTGGCGCTGGTCCCGGAGCTGGCGTGGACCGAGCCGTGGCGCCTGGTGACCGGCGCGCTGGTCCACGACCCGACGTTCCCCCTGCACCTCATCGGCAACGCCCTGATGATCGTGCTCCTGGGTCGGGTGCTGGAGTCCGCCCTGGGGCACGTGCGGTACGCCGTGGTCGGCCTGCTCTCCGCGCTCGGCGGGTCGGTGGCCGTGCTGTGGATGAGCTCCCCGCCGGAGCAGGTGCTCGCCGGCCCCGACGACTGGTTCACCCCGGTGGTGGGCAGCTCGACCATCGCGTACGGCCTGATGTGCGCCCTGCTCGTGCTCGAGGCCCGGCACCGCGGCAACGTGCGGGGCATCGCGACCCTGCTGGCGCTCAACGTGGCCTTCTCGCTGATCATCCCCCAGGTGTCGTGGCAGGGACACCTGGGCGGGGCGCTCGCCGGGCTGGCGGCCAGCGCTGCGCTGACGGTCGGCCGGCGCAGCACCCGCCCGGCGTGGGCGGGTGCCGTCGGCGCCGTGGGCCTCCTGCTGGTCGTCGTGGCGGTGGTCGGCCGGTACGCACTGGTGCCCACCTGGTGGGGCGGCTTCGGCGGCTAGTGAGTCGGTCGTCCTGAGTTATCCACAGCCGTCCCAACATTCACCCTGGTCGACGTCTTATCCACAGGATTCTCCACAGTTGGGGATGAATCACACGGCTGTAATCACAGCCTTGTCAACAGGTGTGGATAGCGCGCCCGCTCGTCAGCGCCAGTTCGTGGTCATCAGGAAGCCGCCGATGAGCAGGGCAGCCCCGACGCCGAGGTTCCAGTTGCCGAGGGAGCCCACCGGAAAGCGGCCCTGGCTCAGGTAGAAGATCACGATCCACAGCAGCCCCAGCAGCATGAGCGTGACGAAGGTGGGGGCGTACCAGGCGGGACTTGCATCCTTGGGTCGCGCCTTCGAGGCGACGGGCCGACGCACGCTGGTGGGCGTGGACTTGGCCGGCTTGCGGGCCGGACGGGGCTCGGTCACGACGTACTCCTGCTGCTCAACAAGCACATGGGCCCAGCGACGCTGGGCGAGTTCGCTTCTTAGCCTAAGGGGCCGTCGGCGGGCGGCCGACCTCGCCACGCGCCCGGCGCCGCGCGCCCGACCCCCTGCCCGGCGCCGTTGCCGTAACGAATTACCCTGGAAGACAAGAGGATCAGCCCGAGGAGGGACTCGTGACGACGGACGCTGGGGCCACGGCGGCGCGCAGTCACGAGCCGGCGGGTGCGAGCGCCGCCCCTCGGCGGCCCCTCTGGTCCCGGATCGTCGGTGGACTCGGCGAGGTGCTGCTCACCCTCGGCGCCTTCCTGTTGCTCTTCGTCGCGTGGCAGGTCTGGTGGGTCACCCGGGAGGCCACGAGCGCCGCGGCGGCGACGGTCGACCAGCTGCAGCGCCAATTCGCGACCCCCCCCAGCGCGACCGCCCCGCGCGTGCCGGGCGGGCCGACCGCCACCGCGCTGCGCACCGATGACATCCCCGCGGGCGAGGCGTTCGGCCTGATCACCGTCCCGCGGTTCGGCAACGGTCCGCAGCCGCTGATCCAGGGCACGTCGGTGGCCCAGCTGGACCGGGGCGTCGGGCACGACCCCGGTTCGGCGCTTCCGGGCCAGGTGGGCAACTTCGCCACCGCCGGCCACCGGGACACCTACTCCCACCCGTACAACCTCATCGACACCCTCCGCGCCGGCGACGCCATCGTCGCCGAGGTCGAGGACGGGTGGGCCGTCTACCGCGTGGAGCGGCACCACATCGTCGAGCCCACCAGGGTCCAGGTCTACGCGCCCGTCCCGGACCAGCCCGGCGTCCAGCCCACCGAGGCATGGATGACGCTGATCGCGTGCGAGCCGCACTGGACGGCCCAGCGCCGCTGGGTCGTCCACGCCAAGCTCGAGAATTGGGTGCCGCGCACCGCCGAGGCGCCGACCGTGGCGACCGCGCCGCAGGTCAGTCGCGCGCTGCAGCCGCCACCGGGCGCCCCCGGGGCGTCCTGATGTACGCCGCGCTCTGGCGCCTCCTGCCCGGCCCGGCGCCCGTGCGAGTGCTGTGCTGCCTCGCCCTGGCCGCGGGCGTCGTCGTCGCGTGTTTTCTGTGGGTCTTCCCGTGGATCGCCGGGCACCTGCCGGTCAACGACCCGACCGTGGGGGGCCTGTGGACCCGGTCCCCCGATTCCGTGACCGCCGTCCTCGCCGGCCTGACCACGTGTGGCGGCGGCGCCCTCGTCTGAGACCATGCCTGGGTGAGCAGGATCCTCGTCGTCGACAACTTCGACAGCTTCGTCTACACGATCGTCGGCTACTGCCAACAGTTGGGTGCCGAGTGCGACGTACGCCGTACGGACACCATCGCCGCCCGTGAGGCGGCCGACTACGACGGCGTACTGGTCAGCCCCGGCCCGGGGACCCCCGAACGGGCGGGGGTCAGCGTCGACATCATCCGGGCCTGCGGCGAGGCCGGCGTGCCGATGCTCGGGGTCTGCCTCGGCCACCAGGCGTTGGGCGTCGCCTTCGGGGCGACGGTCGACCGGGCCCCCGAGCTGCTGCACGGCAAGACCTCGCGGGTGCACCACGAGGAGGCGGGCGTGTTCGCGGGGCTGAGGAATCCGCTGACCGCCACGCGCTACCACTCGCTGGCCATCCGCCCGGACACCCTGCCCGCGGAGCTGGTGGTCACCGCGCGCACGGAGTCGGGGGTCATCATGGGCGTCGCGCATCGCTACGCGCCGCTGCACGGCGTGCAGTTCCACCCCGAGAGCGTGCTCACCGAGGGTGGCCATCGCCTGCTCGCGAACTGGCTGGTCGAGTGCGGGATCGAGGACGCCGTACGACGGGCGGCGCCGCTCAGTCCCCTCGTCGGCGCGGCGGCCACCCAAGCGGCGGCGACGCTGCGCGGCTGACCCGCGACCGGCCGCCACTCCTCCGGCAGCCGCTACTCGGCCTGGGCGCCCGGGGCCGTCGTGGGTGCGCCGGTCGTCGGCGTGGTCGGCCGCGGCGTGGGCGGCGGTGGGGTGTAGGTGCGGGTGACGGTGACCGTCGGGATGGGGCCGCGGATGACCTTGCCCTTGACCTCTGAGCCCTGGTTCACCGCCACGCCCACGAAGTCCAGGCTGGTCACGGTGCCCGGCGCACCGCTGCCGTCGACGTACTCCGGGGTGAACTTCAGGGTGATCTTGCGCAGGCTGTCCCGGACCACGTCCTCGGTCTTGCCGCGCAGGTCGGGGACGACGACCTTGCCGTTGCTCACGAGGATCTTGACCGAGGACCCCTCCGTCACCGTGGTTCCCGCCTTGGGCTCGGTGCCGACGACGGTGTCCTGGCCGTATTCGAAGCTCTCGACCCGCTCGATCGTGTATTTGAGGTTCTGATCCGTCAGCGTCGACTCGACGACCATGAGCTGATAGCCCGCGAACTGCTGCAACTGCACGTTGCCCGGCCCGCTCGACACGTCCAGCCGCACCCGGCTGCCCGCGGCCGCCTGGGCGCCGCCCTCGGGGTTCTGCCGCACGACGGTGTCCTTGGCGGCGCGGTTCGCGACGTACCGCACGTCCGCCGCGAGCCCGAGGCCGGTGAGCTGGTCCTGCGCCTCCTGGAGGGTCTTGGTCCGGACGTCGGGGACGGTGACGCCCCCGACGTCGACGATCTTGCCCTGCGCCAGCAGGATCGACAGGACCGTGACGACGACGATGCCGAGCAGCCCGAGCAGGCCGATCTGCACCTTGCGGCGCCGGGTCGGCGCCGCGCGCACCACGACGGGCAAGGTGTCGGTATGCCCGTCCTGGGCCGCCGGGACGATCCGGGTGCTGCCATCGGCGTCGGCTCCCGCGCCCCCCGCGGCCCTGGCACCCGCCGCGCGCGCCGCCCCGGGTGCGTCGGTGGCCGTGGCGGCGGCGTCGGAGGTGAGCGTTTCCGCAGGTTCGGGGGTCTCGGGCGGCAGGGTCGCCAGGGCGGCCTCGCTCGGCGGCCGCCCCGCGACCAGGGCCTCCAGGTCGGCGGCGAACTGCCCCGCGGCCGGGTACCGGTCCGCCGGGGCCTTCGCCAGCGCGTGCAGGACGACCGCGTCGACCTCCCGGCTCAGGCTGCCGTTGTACGTCGAGGGCGGCTGGGGGCTCTGGCCCACGTGCTGATAGGCGATCGCGAGCGGGCTGTCCCCCGTGAAGGGCGGCCGGCCGGTCAGCAGCTCATACAGGACGCAGCCGGCGGCGTACACATCGGCCCGCGCGTCGATCGTCTGGCCCTGGGCCTGCTCGGGAGAGAGGTATTGCGCGGTCCCCACCACCACCGAGGTGTTGGTCATCGTCGCGGCGGAGTCGGCGATCGCGCGGGCTATCCCGAAGTCGGTGAGCTTGACCTTCCCGTCGTCGGTGACCATGACGTTCGCCGGCTTGATGTCCCGGTGGACCAGGCCGTTCGTGTGGCTGTACGCCAGCGCCCGCAGCGTCGCCGCGACCACCCGGCAGGCCTCCTTCTGCGGCAACGGGCCGCCCGCCTCGTGCAACAGCTCGCGCAGCGTCCGGCCGTGCACCCGCTCCATGACGATGAACGGGACGGCGATGCTCGCGCCGCCGAGCTCGACGGCCACGTCCTCGCCGGAGTCGTAGACGGCGACGATGCTGGGGTGGTTCAAGCCGGCCGCGGACTGCGCCTCGCGCCGGAAGCGCTGCAGGAACGAGGGGTCCCGCGCCAGGTCGGAGCGGAGCACCTTGACGGCCACCTCGCGGCCGAGACGGGTATCCCAGCCGGCGTGCAC from Austwickia sp. includes the following:
- a CDS encoding VOC family protein; protein product: MRSSTTSPPTPTARQATEETALKGPAGRWLLFLKVPEPKTVKNRMHMCLRPKDRTRDEEVDRLLELGATMVDDRRTPESGWAVLADPEGNEFCVLTTPADEATES
- a CDS encoding winged helix-turn-helix transcriptional regulator, coding for MSSGAPGIHPDWLAASGLFQCLSAPLRIGIIALLAERPHTVSDLVAALDAPQPLISQHLRVLRESCLVDGVRTGRVTTYALMDEHVAHIVRDGIAHAAEHDPHVPRTEHSKPRKDPS
- a CDS encoding HAD hydrolase-like protein, whose translation is MGPPAGRPLRAAGHRPRVHLRHGRRDHHDGPGRGRSHDVRSRRGPGQRRARGEHRPDPAGRPVRGRPGDPRRGPDGVRQEGRREPLNREGPLSPISSESTTGGPGPAHLPDRPSVVLFDLDGTISESGAIIVATLRATLAEAGLPVPDDATARRVVGPPLAETLGTVIGLPVERIPALIVRYRELLRPALAHTPAYDGMIDLVRELSAAGVPLAVATSKATTAAVPVIEAYDLAACFAVVCGSPPDEFTGTKAAVVGAALRALGEAGYDVSRPVMVGDRHHDVEGAAAHAVPTIAVTWGYGDPREWLRAAAVVESPAALRALLLGG
- a CDS encoding peptidylprolyl isomerase; translation: MNVTLHTTHGDIAITLFLEAAPKTVDNFVGLAKGAKDYRDDAGRTNPTPFYDGLTFHRIIPGFMIQGGCPLGEGIGGPGYAFDDEISPDKDFTKPYMLAMANAGKRGGKGTNGSQFFITVGPTTWLQGKHTIFGEVADQASRDVVDKIAAVRTGGGDKPVEPVTIDKVTVTE
- a CDS encoding rhomboid family intramembrane serine protease yields the protein MTTPYGQANPAAGPTCPRHPEVLTYVSCQRCGRPTCPACQVPAAVGVHCVDCASQARRERPAAVRRAQAAADPPYVTYAFTALIALVYVVQLAVPGVTTRLALVPELAWTEPWRLVTGALVHDPTFPLHLIGNALMIVLLGRVLESALGHVRYAVVGLLSALGGSVAVLWMSSPPEQVLAGPDDWFTPVVGSSTIAYGLMCALLVLEARHRGNVRGIATLLALNVAFSLIIPQVSWQGHLGGALAGLAASAALTVGRRSTRPAWAGAVGAVGLLLVVVAVVGRYALVPTWWGGFGG
- a CDS encoding cell division protein CrgA → MTEPRPARKPAKSTPTSVRRPVASKARPKDASPAWYAPTFVTLMLLGLLWIVIFYLSQGRFPVGSLGNWNLGVGAALLIGGFLMTTNWR
- a CDS encoding class E sortase, producing the protein MTTDAGATAARSHEPAGASAAPRRPLWSRIVGGLGEVLLTLGAFLLLFVAWQVWWVTREATSAAAATVDQLQRQFATPPSATAPRVPGGPTATALRTDDIPAGEAFGLITVPRFGNGPQPLIQGTSVAQLDRGVGHDPGSALPGQVGNFATAGHRDTYSHPYNLIDTLRAGDAIVAEVEDGWAVYRVERHHIVEPTRVQVYAPVPDQPGVQPTEAWMTLIACEPHWTAQRRWVVHAKLENWVPRTAEAPTVATAPQVSRALQPPPGAPGAS
- a CDS encoding aminodeoxychorismate/anthranilate synthase component II, with the translated sequence MSRILVVDNFDSFVYTIVGYCQQLGAECDVRRTDTIAAREAADYDGVLVSPGPGTPERAGVSVDIIRACGEAGVPMLGVCLGHQALGVAFGATVDRAPELLHGKTSRVHHEEAGVFAGLRNPLTATRYHSLAIRPDTLPAELVVTARTESGVIMGVAHRYAPLHGVQFHPESVLTEGGHRLLANWLVECGIEDAVRRAAPLSPLVGAAATQAAATLRG
- the pknB gene encoding Stk1 family PASTA domain-containing Ser/Thr kinase, which codes for MEESTTQRSVPINERVLVGRYQVGELIGRGGMAEVHAGWDTRLGREVAVKVLRSDLARDPSFLQRFRREAQSAAGLNHPSIVAVYDSGEDVAVELGGASIAVPFIVMERVHGRTLRELLHEAGGPLPQKEACRVVAATLRALAYSHTNGLVHRDIKPANVMVTDDGKVKLTDFGIARAIADSAATMTNTSVVVGTAQYLSPEQAQGQTIDARADVYAAGCVLYELLTGRPPFTGDSPLAIAYQHVGQSPQPPSTYNGSLSREVDAVVLHALAKAPADRYPAAGQFAADLEALVAGRPPSEAALATLPPETPEPAETLTSDAAATATDAPGAARAAGARAAGGAGADADGSTRIVPAAQDGHTDTLPVVVRAAPTRRRKVQIGLLGLLGIVVVTVLSILLAQGKIVDVGGVTVPDVRTKTLQEAQDQLTGLGLAADVRYVANRAAKDTVVRQNPEGGAQAAAGSRVRLDVSSGPGNVQLQQFAGYQLMVVESTLTDQNLKYTIERVESFEYGQDTVVGTEPKAGTTVTEGSSVKILVSNGKVVVPDLRGKTEDVVRDSLRKITLKFTPEYVDGSGAPGTVTSLDFVGVAVNQGSEVKGKVIRGPIPTVTVTRTYTPPPPTPRPTTPTTGAPTTAPGAQAE